Proteins co-encoded in one Pan paniscus chromosome 23, NHGRI_mPanPan1-v2.0_pri, whole genome shotgun sequence genomic window:
- the SGSM3 gene encoding small G protein signaling modulator 3 isoform X9, with the protein MSGSHTPACGPFSALTPSIWPQEILAKYTQKEESAEQPEFYYDEFGFRVYKEEGDEPGSNLLANSPLMEDAPQRLRWQAHLEFTHNHDVGDLTWDKIAVSLPRSEKLRSLVLAGIPHGMRPQLWMRLSGALQKKRNSELSYREIVKNSSNDETIAAKQVAACLLLFLEEEDAFWMMSAIIEDLLPASYFSTTLLGVQTDQRVLRHLIVQYLPRLDKLLQEHDIELSLITLHWFLTAFASVVDIKLLLRIWDLFFYEGSRVLFQLTLGMLHLKEEELIQSENSASIFNTLSDIPSQMEDAELLLGVAMRLAGSLTDVAVETQRRKHLAYLIADQGQLLGAGTLTNLSQVVRRRTQRRKSTITALLFGEDDLEALKAKNIKQTELVADLREAILRVARHFQCTDPKNCSVELTPDYSMESHQRDHENYVACSRSHRRRAKALLDFERHDDDELGFRKNDIITIVSQKDEHCWVGELNGLRGWFPAKFVEVLDERSKEYSIAGDDSVTEGVTDLVRGTLCPALKALFEHGLKKPSLLGGACHPWLFIEEAAGREVERDFASVYSRLVLCKTFRLDEDGKVLTPEELLYRAVQSVNVTHDAVHAQMDVKLRSLICVGLNEQVLHLWLEVLCSSLPTVEKWYQPWSFLRSPGWVQIKCELRVLCCFAFSLSQDWELPAKREAQQPLKEGVRDMLVKHHLFSWDVDG; encoded by the exons ATGTCAG GAAGCCATACACCTGCCTGTGGCCCTTTCTCAGCCCTGACTCCGAGCATATGGCCCCAGGAGATCTTGGCCAAGTACACGCAG aaggaagagtcagcagagCAACCAGAGTTCTACTACGATGAGTTTGGTTTCCGTGTGTACAAGGAAG AAGGTGATGAGCCTGGCTCCAATCTGCTGGCGAACTCCCCTCTGATGGAGGATGCTCCACAGAGGCTGCGGTGGCAGGCCCACCTGGAGTTCACCCATAACCACGATGTAGGGGATCTCACCTGGGACAAGATTGCCGTCTCCCTACCCCGCTCTGAGAAGCTCCGCTCCCTGGTGCTGGCCGGCATCCCACATGGCATGAGGCCACAG CTGTGGATGCGGCTCTCTGGGGCCCTGCAGAAGAAGAGGAACTCTGAGCTGTCCTACCGCGAGATTGTGAAGAACAGCTCCAACGATGAGACCATCGCTGCCAAGCAG GTGGCCGCCTGCCTCCTGCtgttcctggaggaggaggatgcCTTCTGGATGATGTCTGCCATCATCGAGGACCTGCTCCCCGCCTCCTACTTCAGCACCACCCTGCTGGGCGTCCAGACTGACCAGCGGGTCCTGCGCCACCTCATTGTCCAGTACCTGCCTCGCCTGGACAAGCTGCTCCAGGAGCATGACATTG AGCTGTCCCTGATCACACTGCACTGGTTCCTCACGGCCTTCGCCAGCGTGGTGGACATCAAGCTGCTCCTGCGCATCTGGGACCTGTTTTTCTACGAGGGCTCCCGGGTGCTGTTCCAGCTCACGCTGGGCATGCTGCACCTCAAG GAGGAAGAGCTGATCCAGTCAGAGAACTCGGCCTCCATCTTCAACACGCTATCGGATATCCCGTCGCAGATGGAGGACGCGGAGCTGCTTCTGGGGGTGGCCATGCGGCTGGCCGGCTCCCTCACCGATGTGGCCGTGGAGACTCAGCGCCGCAAGCACCTGGCCTATCTCATTGCAGACCAGGGCCAGCTCCTGGGGGCCGGCACCCTCACCAACCTCTCTCAG GTTGTTCGCCGCAGGACCCAGCGGAGGAAGTCCACCATCACTGCTCTGCTCTTTG GGGAGGATGACCTGGAGGCACTCAAGGCCAAGAACATCAAGCAGACGGAACTGGTGGCTGACCTCCGGGAAGCCATCCTGCGCGTGGCACGCCACTTCCAGTGCACAGACCCCAAAAACTGCAGCGTG GAGCTGACTCCAGACTACAGCATGGAGAGCCACCAGCGGGACCACGAGAACTACGTGGCATGCTCACGCAGCCACCGGCGCCGAGCCAAGGCCCTGCTGGACTTTGAGCGGCACGACGACGACGAGCTGGGCTTCCGCAAGAACGACATCATCACA ATCGTGTCTCAGAAGGACGAGCACTGCTGGGTGGGGGAGCTCAACGGCCTGCGAG GCTGGTTTCCAGCCAAGTTCGTGGAAGTCCTGGATGAGCGCAGCAAAGAG TACTCCATCGCGGGGGATGACTCGGTGACGGAGGGGGTCACAGACCTCGTGCGAGGGACCCTCTGCCCGGCCCTTAAGGCCCTGTTCGAACATGGACTGAAGAAGCCATCCCTGCTTGGGGGCGCCTGCCACCCCTGGCTGTTTATCGAGGAG GCTGCCGGCCGGGAGGTCGAGAGAGACTTTGCCTCCGTGTATTCCCGTCTGGTGCTCTGTAAGACCTTCAG GTTGGATGAAGATGGCAAAGTCCTGACCCCGGAGGAGCTGCTCTACCGG GCCGTGCAGTCTGTGAACGTGACCCACGATGCAGTGCATGCACAAATGGATGTGAAGCTCCGCTCACTGATCTGCGTGGGGCTCAA TGAGCAGGTGCTGCACCTGTGGCTGGAGGTGCTCTGCTCCAGCCTGCCCACCGTGGAGAAGTGGTACCAGCCCTGGTCCTTCCTGCGCAGCCCAGGCTGGGTCCAGATCAAGTGTGAGCTCCG AGTCCTCTGCTGCTTTGCCTTCAGCCTCTCCCAGGACTGGGAGCTCCCTGCAAAGAGAGAG GCGCAGCAGCCCCTGAAGGAGGGCGTCCGGGACATGCTGGTGAAGCACCACCTCTTCAGCTGGGATGTGGACGGGTGa
- the SGSM3 gene encoding small G protein signaling modulator 3 isoform X1, with the protein MSGSHTPACGPFSALTPSIWPQEILAKYTQKEESAEQPEFYYDEFGFRVYKEEGDEPGSNLLANSPLMEDAPQRLRWQAHLEFTHNHDVGDLTWDKIAVSLPRSEKLRSLVLAGIPHGMRPQLWMRLSGALQKKRNSELSYREIVKNSSNDETIAAKQIEKDLLRTMPSNACFASMGSIGVPRLRRVLRALAWLYPEIGYCQGTGMVAACLLLFLEEEDAFWMMSAIIEDLLPASYFSTTLLGVQTDQRVLRHLIVQYLPRLDKLLQEHDIELSLITLHWFLTAFASVVDIKLLLRIWDLFFYEGSRVLFQLTLGMLHLKEEELIQSENSASIFNTLSDIPSQMEDAELLLGVAMRLAGSLTDVAVETQRRKHLAYLIADQGQLLGAGTLTNLSQVVRRRTQRRKSTITALLFGEDDLEALKAKNIKQTELVADLREAILRVARHFQCTDPKNCSVELTPDYSMESHQRDHENYVACSRSHRRRAKALLDFERHDDDELGFRKNDIITIVSQKDEHCWVGELNGLRGWFPAKFVEVLDERSKEYSIAGDDSVTEGVTDLVRGTLCPALKALFEHGLKKPSLLGGACHPWLFIEEAAGREVERDFASVYSRLVLCKTFRLDEDGKVLTPEELLYRAVQSVNVTHDAVHAQMDVKLRSLICVGLNEQVLHLWLEVLCSSLPTVEKWYQPWSFLRSPGWVQIKCELRVLCCFAFSLSQDWELPAKREVGGVGLVGPALMELPKPFAGWLRWEPEVLVSAVRNYPSHAQGL; encoded by the exons ATGTCAG GAAGCCATACACCTGCCTGTGGCCCTTTCTCAGCCCTGACTCCGAGCATATGGCCCCAGGAGATCTTGGCCAAGTACACGCAG aaggaagagtcagcagagCAACCAGAGTTCTACTACGATGAGTTTGGTTTCCGTGTGTACAAGGAAG AAGGTGATGAGCCTGGCTCCAATCTGCTGGCGAACTCCCCTCTGATGGAGGATGCTCCACAGAGGCTGCGGTGGCAGGCCCACCTGGAGTTCACCCATAACCACGATGTAGGGGATCTCACCTGGGACAAGATTGCCGTCTCCCTACCCCGCTCTGAGAAGCTCCGCTCCCTGGTGCTGGCCGGCATCCCACATGGCATGAGGCCACAG CTGTGGATGCGGCTCTCTGGGGCCCTGCAGAAGAAGAGGAACTCTGAGCTGTCCTACCGCGAGATTGTGAAGAACAGCTCCAACGATGAGACCATCGCTGCCAAGCAG ATCGAGAAGGACCTGCTccgcaccatgcccagcaatgcCTGCTTCGCCAGCATGGGTAGCATCGGGGTGCCCCGCCTGCGCAGGGTGCTCCGGGCCCTGGCCTGGCTCTACCCAGAGATCGGCTACTGCCAGGGCACCGGCATG GTGGCCGCCTGCCTCCTGCtgttcctggaggaggaggatgcCTTCTGGATGATGTCTGCCATCATCGAGGACCTGCTCCCCGCCTCCTACTTCAGCACCACCCTGCTGGGCGTCCAGACTGACCAGCGGGTCCTGCGCCACCTCATTGTCCAGTACCTGCCTCGCCTGGACAAGCTGCTCCAGGAGCATGACATTG AGCTGTCCCTGATCACACTGCACTGGTTCCTCACGGCCTTCGCCAGCGTGGTGGACATCAAGCTGCTCCTGCGCATCTGGGACCTGTTTTTCTACGAGGGCTCCCGGGTGCTGTTCCAGCTCACGCTGGGCATGCTGCACCTCAAG GAGGAAGAGCTGATCCAGTCAGAGAACTCGGCCTCCATCTTCAACACGCTATCGGATATCCCGTCGCAGATGGAGGACGCGGAGCTGCTTCTGGGGGTGGCCATGCGGCTGGCCGGCTCCCTCACCGATGTGGCCGTGGAGACTCAGCGCCGCAAGCACCTGGCCTATCTCATTGCAGACCAGGGCCAGCTCCTGGGGGCCGGCACCCTCACCAACCTCTCTCAG GTTGTTCGCCGCAGGACCCAGCGGAGGAAGTCCACCATCACTGCTCTGCTCTTTG GGGAGGATGACCTGGAGGCACTCAAGGCCAAGAACATCAAGCAGACGGAACTGGTGGCTGACCTCCGGGAAGCCATCCTGCGCGTGGCACGCCACTTCCAGTGCACAGACCCCAAAAACTGCAGCGTG GAGCTGACTCCAGACTACAGCATGGAGAGCCACCAGCGGGACCACGAGAACTACGTGGCATGCTCACGCAGCCACCGGCGCCGAGCCAAGGCCCTGCTGGACTTTGAGCGGCACGACGACGACGAGCTGGGCTTCCGCAAGAACGACATCATCACA ATCGTGTCTCAGAAGGACGAGCACTGCTGGGTGGGGGAGCTCAACGGCCTGCGAG GCTGGTTTCCAGCCAAGTTCGTGGAAGTCCTGGATGAGCGCAGCAAAGAG TACTCCATCGCGGGGGATGACTCGGTGACGGAGGGGGTCACAGACCTCGTGCGAGGGACCCTCTGCCCGGCCCTTAAGGCCCTGTTCGAACATGGACTGAAGAAGCCATCCCTGCTTGGGGGCGCCTGCCACCCCTGGCTGTTTATCGAGGAG GCTGCCGGCCGGGAGGTCGAGAGAGACTTTGCCTCCGTGTATTCCCGTCTGGTGCTCTGTAAGACCTTCAG GTTGGATGAAGATGGCAAAGTCCTGACCCCGGAGGAGCTGCTCTACCGG GCCGTGCAGTCTGTGAACGTGACCCACGATGCAGTGCATGCACAAATGGATGTGAAGCTCCGCTCACTGATCTGCGTGGGGCTCAA TGAGCAGGTGCTGCACCTGTGGCTGGAGGTGCTCTGCTCCAGCCTGCCCACCGTGGAGAAGTGGTACCAGCCCTGGTCCTTCCTGCGCAGCCCAGGCTGGGTCCAGATCAAGTGTGAGCTCCG AGTCCTCTGCTGCTTTGCCTTCAGCCTCTCCCAGGACTGGGAGCTCCCTGCAAAGAGAGAGGTGGGTGGTGTGGGCCTCGTAGGGCCTGCACTGATGGAGCTGCCCAAACCGTTCGCGGGGTGGCTAAGGTGGGAACCCGAAGTGCTGGTGTCAGCGGTTAGGAACTACCCCAGCCATGCCCAAGGCCTGTGA
- the SGSM3 gene encoding small G protein signaling modulator 3 isoform X5, with the protein MSGSHTPACGPFSALTPSIWPQEILAKYTQKEESAEQPEFYYDEFGFRVYKEEGDEPGSNLLANSPLMEDAPQRLRWQAHLEFTHNHDVGDLTWDKIAVSLPRSEKLRSLVLAGIPHGMRPQLWMRLSGALQKKRNSELSYREIVKNSSNDETIAAKQVAACLLLFLEEEDAFWMMSAIIEDLLPASYFSTTLLGVQTDQRVLRHLIVQYLPRLDKLLQEHDIELSLITLHWFLTAFASVVDIKLLLRIWDLFFYEGSRVLFQLTLGMLHLKEEELIQSENSASIFNTLSDIPSQMEDAELLLGVAMRLAGSLTDVAVETQRRKHLAYLIADQGQLLGAGTLTNLSQVVRRRTQRRKSTITALLFGEDDLEALKAKNIKQTELVADLREAILRVARHFQCTDPKNCSVELTPDYSMESHQRDHENYVACSRSHRRRAKALLDFERHDDDELGFRKNDIITIVSQKDEHCWVGELNGLRGWFPAKFVEVLDERSKEYSIAGDDSVTEGVTDLVRGTLCPALKALFEHGLKKPSLLGGACHPWLFIEEAAGREVERDFASVYSRLVLCKTFRLDEDGKVLTPEELLYRAVQSVNVTHDAVHAQMDVKLRSLICVGLNEQVLHLWLEVLCSSLPTVEKWYQPWSFLRSPGWVQIKCELRVLCCFAFSLSQDWELPAKREVGGVGLVGPALMELPKPFAGWLRWEPEVLVSAVRNYPSHAQGL; encoded by the exons ATGTCAG GAAGCCATACACCTGCCTGTGGCCCTTTCTCAGCCCTGACTCCGAGCATATGGCCCCAGGAGATCTTGGCCAAGTACACGCAG aaggaagagtcagcagagCAACCAGAGTTCTACTACGATGAGTTTGGTTTCCGTGTGTACAAGGAAG AAGGTGATGAGCCTGGCTCCAATCTGCTGGCGAACTCCCCTCTGATGGAGGATGCTCCACAGAGGCTGCGGTGGCAGGCCCACCTGGAGTTCACCCATAACCACGATGTAGGGGATCTCACCTGGGACAAGATTGCCGTCTCCCTACCCCGCTCTGAGAAGCTCCGCTCCCTGGTGCTGGCCGGCATCCCACATGGCATGAGGCCACAG CTGTGGATGCGGCTCTCTGGGGCCCTGCAGAAGAAGAGGAACTCTGAGCTGTCCTACCGCGAGATTGTGAAGAACAGCTCCAACGATGAGACCATCGCTGCCAAGCAG GTGGCCGCCTGCCTCCTGCtgttcctggaggaggaggatgcCTTCTGGATGATGTCTGCCATCATCGAGGACCTGCTCCCCGCCTCCTACTTCAGCACCACCCTGCTGGGCGTCCAGACTGACCAGCGGGTCCTGCGCCACCTCATTGTCCAGTACCTGCCTCGCCTGGACAAGCTGCTCCAGGAGCATGACATTG AGCTGTCCCTGATCACACTGCACTGGTTCCTCACGGCCTTCGCCAGCGTGGTGGACATCAAGCTGCTCCTGCGCATCTGGGACCTGTTTTTCTACGAGGGCTCCCGGGTGCTGTTCCAGCTCACGCTGGGCATGCTGCACCTCAAG GAGGAAGAGCTGATCCAGTCAGAGAACTCGGCCTCCATCTTCAACACGCTATCGGATATCCCGTCGCAGATGGAGGACGCGGAGCTGCTTCTGGGGGTGGCCATGCGGCTGGCCGGCTCCCTCACCGATGTGGCCGTGGAGACTCAGCGCCGCAAGCACCTGGCCTATCTCATTGCAGACCAGGGCCAGCTCCTGGGGGCCGGCACCCTCACCAACCTCTCTCAG GTTGTTCGCCGCAGGACCCAGCGGAGGAAGTCCACCATCACTGCTCTGCTCTTTG GGGAGGATGACCTGGAGGCACTCAAGGCCAAGAACATCAAGCAGACGGAACTGGTGGCTGACCTCCGGGAAGCCATCCTGCGCGTGGCACGCCACTTCCAGTGCACAGACCCCAAAAACTGCAGCGTG GAGCTGACTCCAGACTACAGCATGGAGAGCCACCAGCGGGACCACGAGAACTACGTGGCATGCTCACGCAGCCACCGGCGCCGAGCCAAGGCCCTGCTGGACTTTGAGCGGCACGACGACGACGAGCTGGGCTTCCGCAAGAACGACATCATCACA ATCGTGTCTCAGAAGGACGAGCACTGCTGGGTGGGGGAGCTCAACGGCCTGCGAG GCTGGTTTCCAGCCAAGTTCGTGGAAGTCCTGGATGAGCGCAGCAAAGAG TACTCCATCGCGGGGGATGACTCGGTGACGGAGGGGGTCACAGACCTCGTGCGAGGGACCCTCTGCCCGGCCCTTAAGGCCCTGTTCGAACATGGACTGAAGAAGCCATCCCTGCTTGGGGGCGCCTGCCACCCCTGGCTGTTTATCGAGGAG GCTGCCGGCCGGGAGGTCGAGAGAGACTTTGCCTCCGTGTATTCCCGTCTGGTGCTCTGTAAGACCTTCAG GTTGGATGAAGATGGCAAAGTCCTGACCCCGGAGGAGCTGCTCTACCGG GCCGTGCAGTCTGTGAACGTGACCCACGATGCAGTGCATGCACAAATGGATGTGAAGCTCCGCTCACTGATCTGCGTGGGGCTCAA TGAGCAGGTGCTGCACCTGTGGCTGGAGGTGCTCTGCTCCAGCCTGCCCACCGTGGAGAAGTGGTACCAGCCCTGGTCCTTCCTGCGCAGCCCAGGCTGGGTCCAGATCAAGTGTGAGCTCCG AGTCCTCTGCTGCTTTGCCTTCAGCCTCTCCCAGGACTGGGAGCTCCCTGCAAAGAGAGAGGTGGGTGGTGTGGGCCTCGTAGGGCCTGCACTGATGGAGCTGCCCAAACCGTTCGCGGGGTGGCTAAGGTGGGAACCCGAAGTGCTGGTGTCAGCGGTTAGGAACTACCCCAGCCATGCCCAAGGCCTGTGA
- the SGSM3 gene encoding small G protein signaling modulator 3 isoform X12 yields MSGSHTPACGPFSALTPSIWPQEILAKYTQKEESAEQPEFYYDEFGFRVYKEEGDEPGSNLLANSPLMEDAPQRLRWQAHLEFTHNHDVGDLTWDKIAVSLPRSEKLRSLVLAGIPHGMRPQLWMRLSGALQKKRNSELSYREIVKNSSNDETIAAKQIEKDLLRTMPSNACFASMGSIGVPRLRRVLRALAWLYPEIGYCQGTGMVAACLLLFLEEEDAFWMMSAIIEDLLPASYFSTTLLGVQTDQRVLRHLIVQYLPRLDKLLQEHDIELSLITLHWFLTAFASVVDIKLLLRIWDLFFYEGSRVLFQLTLGMLHLKEEELIQSENSASIFNTLSDIPSQMEDAELLLGVAMRLAGSLTDVAVETQRRKHLAYLIADQGQLLGAGTLTNLSQVVRRRTQRRKSTITALLFGEDDLEALKAKNIKQTELVADLREAILRVARHFQCTDPKNCSVELTPDYSMESHQRDHENYVACSRSHRRRAKALLDFERHDDDELGFRKNDIITIVSQKDEHCWVGELNGLRGWFPAKFVEVLDERSKEYSIAGDDSVTEGVTDLVRGTLCPALKALFEHGLKKPSLLGGACHPWLFIEEAAGREVERDFASVYSRLVLCKTFRSFGVPSGWMKMAKS; encoded by the exons ATGTCAG GAAGCCATACACCTGCCTGTGGCCCTTTCTCAGCCCTGACTCCGAGCATATGGCCCCAGGAGATCTTGGCCAAGTACACGCAG aaggaagagtcagcagagCAACCAGAGTTCTACTACGATGAGTTTGGTTTCCGTGTGTACAAGGAAG AAGGTGATGAGCCTGGCTCCAATCTGCTGGCGAACTCCCCTCTGATGGAGGATGCTCCACAGAGGCTGCGGTGGCAGGCCCACCTGGAGTTCACCCATAACCACGATGTAGGGGATCTCACCTGGGACAAGATTGCCGTCTCCCTACCCCGCTCTGAGAAGCTCCGCTCCCTGGTGCTGGCCGGCATCCCACATGGCATGAGGCCACAG CTGTGGATGCGGCTCTCTGGGGCCCTGCAGAAGAAGAGGAACTCTGAGCTGTCCTACCGCGAGATTGTGAAGAACAGCTCCAACGATGAGACCATCGCTGCCAAGCAG ATCGAGAAGGACCTGCTccgcaccatgcccagcaatgcCTGCTTCGCCAGCATGGGTAGCATCGGGGTGCCCCGCCTGCGCAGGGTGCTCCGGGCCCTGGCCTGGCTCTACCCAGAGATCGGCTACTGCCAGGGCACCGGCATG GTGGCCGCCTGCCTCCTGCtgttcctggaggaggaggatgcCTTCTGGATGATGTCTGCCATCATCGAGGACCTGCTCCCCGCCTCCTACTTCAGCACCACCCTGCTGGGCGTCCAGACTGACCAGCGGGTCCTGCGCCACCTCATTGTCCAGTACCTGCCTCGCCTGGACAAGCTGCTCCAGGAGCATGACATTG AGCTGTCCCTGATCACACTGCACTGGTTCCTCACGGCCTTCGCCAGCGTGGTGGACATCAAGCTGCTCCTGCGCATCTGGGACCTGTTTTTCTACGAGGGCTCCCGGGTGCTGTTCCAGCTCACGCTGGGCATGCTGCACCTCAAG GAGGAAGAGCTGATCCAGTCAGAGAACTCGGCCTCCATCTTCAACACGCTATCGGATATCCCGTCGCAGATGGAGGACGCGGAGCTGCTTCTGGGGGTGGCCATGCGGCTGGCCGGCTCCCTCACCGATGTGGCCGTGGAGACTCAGCGCCGCAAGCACCTGGCCTATCTCATTGCAGACCAGGGCCAGCTCCTGGGGGCCGGCACCCTCACCAACCTCTCTCAG GTTGTTCGCCGCAGGACCCAGCGGAGGAAGTCCACCATCACTGCTCTGCTCTTTG GGGAGGATGACCTGGAGGCACTCAAGGCCAAGAACATCAAGCAGACGGAACTGGTGGCTGACCTCCGGGAAGCCATCCTGCGCGTGGCACGCCACTTCCAGTGCACAGACCCCAAAAACTGCAGCGTG GAGCTGACTCCAGACTACAGCATGGAGAGCCACCAGCGGGACCACGAGAACTACGTGGCATGCTCACGCAGCCACCGGCGCCGAGCCAAGGCCCTGCTGGACTTTGAGCGGCACGACGACGACGAGCTGGGCTTCCGCAAGAACGACATCATCACA ATCGTGTCTCAGAAGGACGAGCACTGCTGGGTGGGGGAGCTCAACGGCCTGCGAG GCTGGTTTCCAGCCAAGTTCGTGGAAGTCCTGGATGAGCGCAGCAAAGAG TACTCCATCGCGGGGGATGACTCGGTGACGGAGGGGGTCACAGACCTCGTGCGAGGGACCCTCTGCCCGGCCCTTAAGGCCCTGTTCGAACATGGACTGAAGAAGCCATCCCTGCTTGGGGGCGCCTGCCACCCCTGGCTGTTTATCGAGGAG GCTGCCGGCCGGGAGGTCGAGAGAGACTTTGCCTCCGTGTATTCCCGTCTGGTGCTCTGTAAGACCTTCAG GAGCTTTGGTGTCCCCTCAGGTTGGATGAAGATGGCAAAGTCCTGA
- the SGSM3 gene encoding small G protein signaling modulator 3 isoform X8: MSLVSVCTRKRLRWQAHLEFTHNHDVGDLTWDKIAVSLPRSEKLRSLVLAGIPHGMRPQLWMRLSGALQKKRNSELSYREIVKNSSNDETIAAKQIEKDLLRTMPSNACFASMGSIGVPRLRRVLRALAWLYPEIGYCQGTGMVAACLLLFLEEEDAFWMMSAIIEDLLPASYFSTTLLGVQTDQRVLRHLIVQYLPRLDKLLQEHDIELSLITLHWFLTAFASVVDIKLLLRIWDLFFYEGSRVLFQLTLGMLHLKEEELIQSENSASIFNTLSDIPSQMEDAELLLGVAMRLAGSLTDVAVETQRRKHLAYLIADQGQLLGAGTLTNLSQVVRRRTQRRKSTITALLFGEDDLEALKAKNIKQTELVADLREAILRVARHFQCTDPKNCSVELTPDYSMESHQRDHENYVACSRSHRRRAKALLDFERHDDDELGFRKNDIITIVSQKDEHCWVGELNGLRGWFPAKFVEVLDERSKEYSIAGDDSVTEGVTDLVRGTLCPALKALFEHGLKKPSLLGGACHPWLFIEEAAGREVERDFASVYSRLVLCKTFRLDEDGKVLTPEELLYRAVQSVNVTHDAVHAQMDVKLRSLICVGLNQKGLEPPLLPTPGHVPSEQVLHLWLEVLCSSLPTVEKWYQPWSFLRSPGWVQIKCELRVLCCFAFSLSQDWELPAKREAQQPLKEGVRDMLVKHHLFSWDVDG; the protein is encoded by the exons ATGAGTTTGGTTTCCGTGTGTACAAGGAAG AGGCTGCGGTGGCAGGCCCACCTGGAGTTCACCCATAACCACGATGTAGGGGATCTCACCTGGGACAAGATTGCCGTCTCCCTACCCCGCTCTGAGAAGCTCCGCTCCCTGGTGCTGGCCGGCATCCCACATGGCATGAGGCCACAG CTGTGGATGCGGCTCTCTGGGGCCCTGCAGAAGAAGAGGAACTCTGAGCTGTCCTACCGCGAGATTGTGAAGAACAGCTCCAACGATGAGACCATCGCTGCCAAGCAG ATCGAGAAGGACCTGCTccgcaccatgcccagcaatgcCTGCTTCGCCAGCATGGGTAGCATCGGGGTGCCCCGCCTGCGCAGGGTGCTCCGGGCCCTGGCCTGGCTCTACCCAGAGATCGGCTACTGCCAGGGCACCGGCATG GTGGCCGCCTGCCTCCTGCtgttcctggaggaggaggatgcCTTCTGGATGATGTCTGCCATCATCGAGGACCTGCTCCCCGCCTCCTACTTCAGCACCACCCTGCTGGGCGTCCAGACTGACCAGCGGGTCCTGCGCCACCTCATTGTCCAGTACCTGCCTCGCCTGGACAAGCTGCTCCAGGAGCATGACATTG AGCTGTCCCTGATCACACTGCACTGGTTCCTCACGGCCTTCGCCAGCGTGGTGGACATCAAGCTGCTCCTGCGCATCTGGGACCTGTTTTTCTACGAGGGCTCCCGGGTGCTGTTCCAGCTCACGCTGGGCATGCTGCACCTCAAG GAGGAAGAGCTGATCCAGTCAGAGAACTCGGCCTCCATCTTCAACACGCTATCGGATATCCCGTCGCAGATGGAGGACGCGGAGCTGCTTCTGGGGGTGGCCATGCGGCTGGCCGGCTCCCTCACCGATGTGGCCGTGGAGACTCAGCGCCGCAAGCACCTGGCCTATCTCATTGCAGACCAGGGCCAGCTCCTGGGGGCCGGCACCCTCACCAACCTCTCTCAG GTTGTTCGCCGCAGGACCCAGCGGAGGAAGTCCACCATCACTGCTCTGCTCTTTG GGGAGGATGACCTGGAGGCACTCAAGGCCAAGAACATCAAGCAGACGGAACTGGTGGCTGACCTCCGGGAAGCCATCCTGCGCGTGGCACGCCACTTCCAGTGCACAGACCCCAAAAACTGCAGCGTG GAGCTGACTCCAGACTACAGCATGGAGAGCCACCAGCGGGACCACGAGAACTACGTGGCATGCTCACGCAGCCACCGGCGCCGAGCCAAGGCCCTGCTGGACTTTGAGCGGCACGACGACGACGAGCTGGGCTTCCGCAAGAACGACATCATCACA ATCGTGTCTCAGAAGGACGAGCACTGCTGGGTGGGGGAGCTCAACGGCCTGCGAG GCTGGTTTCCAGCCAAGTTCGTGGAAGTCCTGGATGAGCGCAGCAAAGAG TACTCCATCGCGGGGGATGACTCGGTGACGGAGGGGGTCACAGACCTCGTGCGAGGGACCCTCTGCCCGGCCCTTAAGGCCCTGTTCGAACATGGACTGAAGAAGCCATCCCTGCTTGGGGGCGCCTGCCACCCCTGGCTGTTTATCGAGGAG GCTGCCGGCCGGGAGGTCGAGAGAGACTTTGCCTCCGTGTATTCCCGTCTGGTGCTCTGTAAGACCTTCAG GTTGGATGAAGATGGCAAAGTCCTGACCCCGGAGGAGCTGCTCTACCGG GCCGTGCAGTCTGTGAACGTGACCCACGATGCAGTGCATGCACAAATGGATGTGAAGCTCCGCTCACTGATCTGCGTGGGGCTCAA CCAGAAGGGCCTGGAGCCGCCCCTGCTCCCCACTCCTGGCCATGTCCCCAGTGAGCAGGTGCTGCACCTGTGGCTGGAGGTGCTCTGCTCCAGCCTGCCCACCGTGGAGAAGTGGTACCAGCCCTGGTCCTTCCTGCGCAGCCCAGGCTGGGTCCAGATCAAGTGTGAGCTCCG AGTCCTCTGCTGCTTTGCCTTCAGCCTCTCCCAGGACTGGGAGCTCCCTGCAAAGAGAGAG GCGCAGCAGCCCCTGAAGGAGGGCGTCCGGGACATGCTGGTGAAGCACCACCTCTTCAGCTGGGATGTGGACGGGTGa